The Pecten maximus chromosome 12, xPecMax1.1, whole genome shotgun sequence genome includes a region encoding these proteins:
- the LOC117339800 gene encoding cysteine and tyrosine-rich protein 1-like: MAYIFLLTLFALIGESLSELCIASSYYSSYVYYTYCSSGCCGGSFYSQYCCSSLEVGAIAGIVIGCIFALAIIIVIVICVCAQFNKKKTGVIISNNTQQQRNVAVVATYNQQGVYHQPPPSYPTPNQLYMTPAAYPPGGVNQPGPSDPAYPPPNTAPPP, from the exons ATGGCTTATATCTTCCTACTGACACTGTTTGCTCTGATTGGag aatCATTGAGCGAACTGTGTATCGCGTCGTCCTACTACAGCAGTTATGTCTACTACACCTACTGTAGTTCGGGATGTTGTGGAGGAAGCTTCTACAGCCAATACTGCTGTAGCTCACTAGA aGTTGGGGCCATAGCAGGTATCGTCATTGGTTGCATTTTCGCCCTCGCCATTATCATCGTCATCGTGATATGTGTTTGCGCCCAGTTCAATAAGAAAAAGACAGGCGTGATTATCAGCAACAACACACAGCAACAGCGTAATGTGGCAGTCG ttGCGACCTATAACCAACAAGGTGTTTACCATCAACCTCCTCCGTCATATCCAACACCAAACCAGCTTTACATGACACCAGCGGCCTACCCTCCGGGAGGTGTTAACCAGCCGGGACCAAGTGATCCCGCATACCCCCCACCAAACACAGCGCCTCCCCCTTAG